AGATGATGGCGTCTACCTCCGGGTCCGAGCCCAGCGCCTCGAGCGCGGCGACGGCGTCGGCCGGTCGGTTGAAGGTGGGAATACCCACGGTGACTTCGGCGGGGAAGGGCCCCACCTGGGTGCCGTCCGGCATGGTCTGCGGGCCGGGGGCCTGCGCGGCGAACCAGCCGGCATTACTAATGGTCACGTCCGTTTCGGCGGTGACGTCGAACCAGTACCAGCCGCCGTCCTCGAACGGGGCGAGCGTGAGCTCAAACTCCACGTCTTCATCGCTTGCCGACGCCGCCGCTACCGCAATGCGGCCCCCGTCCAGCCGCGAGCGGTACACGTCCACGCGCGCCTGGCCGGCCACGTGCAGCTTAAGGATCACCCGATCCAGCTGCGACCAGCGGCGCCAATAGCTCGCCGGGAAGGCATTGAAGTAGGTCTCCAGGCTCAGCTCCGCGCCGGCGGGGATCTCCACGCTGAAGCGGTCGGGTGTGCGCACCCGCTGCTGCACCGAGTGGGTCTCCAGGTAATACAGCGACCGGACGTCGGCCGGTTCTCCACGCTGGGGCATGAGGAAGCGTTGCAGCCTTTCAACGGCCTGCGAGGCGTCCTGTGATGGTGTCTCGGGTGCGCTCACTGTGGTGGGTCCCGCCTTTCGCGTTTCTTCATGGTTGGGGTGCGCGCGCCGCCGCGGGCACCTACTTGCCGTAAAGAGTAGTAGGTGGGCACCCCGCCCCGCGAAGCGAACACGCAACAACCCCCGGCCGTGAGCTCCGCGTGGGGCAAGTTTCGCGGAAAGGTCCGGGGGTTGTGCGAGCAGGAATTGTGGGCTGACTTAAGCGGCGGTTGCCGCGTGGTGCGCTGCCTGAGGCGCTACCTGGCGCGCGGAAGGCAGCGGCGCGGCGGCCTCGGCGCTCACGCGCCCGGAGCTTAAGGCCTCGCGGGCATCGCGCTCGATGAAGATCTTGGAAAACGGGCTCGCGGTGCCGTGCCAGTTGGCTGCGGCGGCGTCGAGTGCGGCGTCGATAGTCTGCGGAGCATAGGTGGCGTCGAAGGCGGCGTGCAGGTCCTCGCGGACGCTCCACAGCGCGTCATGGGTGCTGTACATGGCTGGTCCTTTCTGGTTGCGAGGCCAGGCGCGCACCCCGTCCCCAGCTGGGGAGTTAACCCGGGGCGCGCCTGTTGTTAACTTTGCGTTCACCTTAGCGCAGGCCGTACACCCATGTCAATCGTCGGCGTGTCTAATGATTGGTCGCAGCCAACCGTTCCCTCCCCCGGGGTGGACTGCAGGGCCGCCTGTGATCAATGCCTCAGGGCTAATCTCTGGCGCACCCCCCTACCGCCCCCTAAGCTCTTCCTGTACATTTTTGCCCTCGATTGGAGAACCATGGCCGCCACGGCACCGCGCCCGCCACGCCGAACACACCCCACCACGGGCGGGAACCACCAGTGAACATCACCGACCTGCACTACCGGCCCCGGCGCGCCTCGCGCGATACCGTGCACATCCCCGAGCTGACCCTGGACACCCGACCCACCCTGCTGCTCGGCGTCAACGGCGCCGGCAAGACCACGCTGCTCAAGCTGGTGGCCGGGCAGCTGCGCCCGCGCACCGGCAGCATCTCTACCGACGAGGCCGTGGTCTACCTGCCGCAGCACTTTCGGCCCATCGCAGGGTTTACCTGCGCCGAGTACGCAGAATACGTCGCCTGGCTATGGGGAGCGTCCCGGCGCCACGCGCGTACTGATTCTGCCCATTGGCTCGACTTCGTAGGCCTGCGCGAGCTGGCCAGCCAACGCTGCGATCAACTCTCCGGTGGCCAACAGGCGCGGCTGGCCCTGGCCGCTGCCCTCGGTTCCCCCGCTCACCGGCTCCTCCTCGACGAGCCTTCCGCCGCCTTGGACCCCGTGGCACGCCGCCAGCTCACCCAGCTCTATCACGGTGTGGTCGAGCAAGGCCGCGCGCTCGTTGTGTCTAGCCATAACTCCGCGGACTTTGGCCCGCCCTTCCAGCGCATCCTTGTCCTCGACTCCGGAACCATCTGCTTTGATGGCACGCCCCAGGATTTTCTTGCGCAGCGTTCTACCCCCGGGATCGTCGGGGAGCTCGCCCGCTCTTTGAATCCCAGGAACGAAGGGGGCACCCATGACTAGACCCTTCGGGTGGCACCACTGGCTGCGCCGGCCCACCACCTGGATCATTCTTGTCGGGCTAGTGATCTCTCAGCTCATGACCGACGGGGGATCCTTTCATTATTATTCCCACCTGGATGTCTCCGAAGCCATGCTCACGCTTGCCGCCGCGGCCCCTGCCGCCTGCATGGCTGCGGCGTGGGAGGCCGGAAGCTTGCGCGCCTTCCTGGAGCGAGGGACCAACCACCGCACCATCCTGCGCGCCCTTACCCGCAGGCTGTGGGCTCTGCCGTTACTACCGCTTGTCTGTTTTGTCGCGTGCGTGCTCACGCGCGGTGTGGCCAGCTCCTTGACCAGCAGCGCCACCCCAGGGCTTGTGGCCATCTGCCTGGCACACGGAATAGCCTGGACGATTCTGGGCGCAGGCTTGGGCTTGTGGTTGCGTGGATTGTTCGCCCTACCGCTCGCGCTTCTTATCCCCTACCTGCTCATTGTCGTTCCACCGGCGCTACCCACCACTACCTGGCGGCACCTGACCGGAATTCCGGTGTTTTGCTGTACCAACGACTCGGTGCTGGCTCCTGCAATGGTTGGTGGCTCACTGCTGGCAGTAACCAGCGTTGGGCTCGTGGGCGCCGCGATCGTCGCGTTGCGCACGGCCACACCGATCACCCTTGGTATGGCCGGGGCACTGGCGTGCATGGCCATCGCCGGCATCATCGCAGCCGTTCCCCTCACCGCAGGTCTGGACTTTAGCTCGACCAGCCCCCGCGACAGCGCGGATCTCACCTGCGATGCAGATATCCACATGTGCCACTGGCCTGACTCCACGCCCGAGTTCATCTCCAGCAACTTGCAGGCCCGCGAGGTGTACCAGAGGCTTAGCCCAGCCGCACAGCCACGCACAGAGATTTCAGAAAGGCCCAGCCGCCCTGATCAACTGCGGGCGACCTACGGCAACAATGAGGCGCAACGGGTGTGGGAGTTTCTCCTCCAGGACCTCGCACGCGATCCCGCGCTAAGTGATGCTCGCCTGTGCGGCCTCCCGCTGGCAGACCAAGCGGGGCTGGGTTATCTTCCCGTCCTCATCCCGCCGCTGCCCGCCGCCCGGCTTACTGCCCCAGACGCGTTAGCCCTCATGGAGGCCCATTGCCCGGCACAGTCTTAACTACCCGCCCCCACGCGGCGTTGTGGGCGCTCGGACACCGCGCTCACCTGGCCGGCCCCCTGCTCCTGGCCGCTCTGGTGGTGTTCCACGCCTGGGGCAGCGTCCGCGTGCCTGTGCCCGTACTCGCTGGCGGCCCGTTGCCGCCCATGACCGTCAATGGGCTGGCGGCCCTGGCCTACCCCATCGCCTTCGGGTTGTTTTTTACCGGCACGCTCACGGAATTGGAGTGGCACGCTCCGCGCCCGCAGCTCGCGCGGCGGCTCCTGCTTGTCGCCGCGCTGTGGGTCGGCCCGCTGGCCCTGGGGATCGTCGATCCCCTGCCCGCCCGCAACTGCGCCCTGCTGCTGCTCGTGTTCTGCCCGATTCTTCTGGTGCGCGATTCCACCACCGCGATCACCATCACGGCCGGGTGGACAATCGGGCAATCAGTGATCTTTGGGCTTTCTCACGCCTGGTGGTGGAAGCTGGCCACCTGCCTGTTGCGCGCCACGGATCCACCGGCGAGCTGGGCGCTCATTGGGGCAGGCCTCCTGGTCAGTGCCCTCGCGGCTGTGCGAGCGGGGTGCCGTCCACAAAGTAGGGAGTAAGGGTGTTGTCCACCATCGTCAGTGCCGCGGCGATGGCCATGTGCATGTCCAGGTACTGGTAGGTGCCCAGGCGCCCGCCGAAGAGGACCTTGTTGTCGCCTGCCTCAGCGGCGGCGCGGCGTCGATAAGCATCGAGGGTGGCGCGGTCTTCGGGCGTATTAATCGGGTAATACGGCTCGTCACCCTCCTGGGCAAAGCGCGAGTATTCCTTCATGATCACCGTCTTGTCCTTAGGGTAATCGCGCTCCGGGTGGAAGTGGCGGAATTCATGAATGCGGGTATAGGGCACGTCCGCATCGTTGTAATTCATCACCGGGGTGCCCTGGAAATCGCCCACCGGCTCCACCGAGGTGTCAAAGTCGAGGGTGCGCCAGCCCAGGCGGCCCTCCGCATAGTCGAAGTAGCGGTCCAGCGGGCCGGTGTAGACCACGGGCGCGTCCGGGTTGTCGGCGCGCAGCTGCTCGCGCACCTCGAACCAGTCCGTATCCAGGCGCACCTCAATGTTCGGGTGGTCTGCCATGCGCTCCAGCCAGGCGGCATACCCGTCGACGGGCAGGCCCTCGTAGGTGTCCGTGAAGTAGCGGTTGTCAAAGGTGTAGCGCACCGGCAGGCGAGTGATGTTTCCGGCGGGCAATTCCTTGGGGTCGGTCTGCCATTGCTTGGCGGTGTAATCCCGAATAAAGGCCTCATACAGCGGGCGGCCGATAAGCGAAATCGCCTTTTCCTCCAGGTTCTTCGCCTCCGCCGGGTCGAGCCCATCGGTTTGTTGCGCGATGAGTTCGCGCGCCTCCTGCGGCGAATAGTAGCGCCCAAAGAACTGGTTGATCAGCCCCAACCCCATGGGGAATTGGTAGGCCGTGCCGTCATGCATGGCAAAGACGCGGTGCTGGTAGCCGGTGAATGCGGTGAACTGGTTGACGTAGTCCCACACCCGCTTGTTGGAGGTGTGGAACAGGTGGGCGCCGTACTTGTGCACCTCGATGCCGGTCTCCGGCTCAGCCTCCGAGTAGGCGTTGCCGCCCAGGTGGGCACGCTTTTCCACGATGAGCACCCGCTTGCCCAGCTGGGACGCCGCCCGCTCGGCGACGGTGAGCCCAAACAGGCCGGAACCAACCACGAACAGATCAAAGTTCTCCATGGTTGTTTAAGGCTAATGCACCTGGTGGTGGTGGCGCAGGTCCCACGCCCCGCCAGAAGAGATTGCTTATCGACGCCCCCGCGTCCCCCAGGTGGTGCGCGCCGCTGGGGGTGCCGCTGGGGAGGCCGCTGGGGCACAGGTCGGAGCACGACACACCAGCACCGTTAGTCACATTAGTAACATGAGTGCACTAGAGTAACTGGCACATCGCGCGCTGACGTGCGCGCCCAAGAACTGCTCGACAAGCCCCGCACCACCCCAGGGAGAACCACCGTGCACCAACGCCCCCGCATCAACCCCACCCGCCGCACGCCCGTGTTTGCCCTGCTCGCCGCCACTGCGCTCGCGGCCGGCGGCGTCGCAGCCGTCACCCACACCATCACCGCAACGGATGCCCCCGGCCCCGGCCCCATCCCCGTGGCCGAGGCCACCGCCGCGTTAAGCGACGGCGCCACCGTGGTCGTGCCGGACCCGGCCGTGATCTCCCAGGGCATCCGCGAGGAGGTCGAACACGGCGTGGCCGAGGCCACCTCGCGCACCGTCAAGGAGTTCCACCGCGATGACCCCTTCTCCATGATCGCGGTGACGTGGCCGGCCGAGCGCGACCTGTCCGCCACCTTCATCCGCGCCCAGCGCGCGGACGGGTCCTGGGGCCCGTGGTTCGACGCAGACAAGGTCGATGAGCCCAGCGCCACCGGGCGCACCGGCACGGACCTGATTTATGTGGAGCCCACCTCCACCGTGCAGGTCTTTGTCGCCGGGGTGGACCTGGTCAGCCCCGATCCGGCCGCGCATGCAGGCACGCAGGGCCTGGACGTAGTGTTCATCGACGGCGGCACCCAAGCGACGGCGCAGCCCGGCGAACAGCCCGGCGGCATCGCCCCCGTGGCGGAAACAGCCGCCTCCGACGGCATGCCGCCAGTGGTCTCCCGGGCCGGCTGGGGTGCCGATGAGTCCCTGCGCTGCATGGAGCCGACCATCGACGACCACGTCTCCGCCGTGGCCATCCACCACACCGCCGGGTCCAACAACTACACCCGCGAGCAGGCCGCCGGCGTGGTGCGCGGCATCTACCAGTACCACGCCCGCACGCTGGGCTGGTGCGACATCGGATACAACGCGCTGGTGGACAAGTTTGGCACCATCTATGAGGGCCGCGCCGGCGGCTTAAACAAGGCCGTCCAGGGCGCCCATGTGGGAGGGTTCAACCAGAACACGTGGGGCATTTCCATGATGGGCAACTACTCCACGGTCACCCCGTCGCCCGAGACGCTGGAGTCCGTGGGCAGGCTCGCCGGGTGGCGCCTGGCGCTGGAGGGCATCAACCCGACCGACTCCTCGACCCACTTTTCTGAGGGCTCCACGTTCACCCGCTTCCCGCTGGGCACCCCGGTGCGCCTGCCGCGCATCTTCGCCCACCGCGACGTCGGGCTGACCACCTGCCCGGGCGACGCCGGCTACGCGCAGATGGGCACCATCCGCCAGATCGCCGCCCGCGCCGCGCA
Above is a genomic segment from Corynebacterium uberis containing:
- a CDS encoding ATP-binding cassette domain-containing protein: MNITDLHYRPRRASRDTVHIPELTLDTRPTLLLGVNGAGKTTLLKLVAGQLRPRTGSISTDEAVVYLPQHFRPIAGFTCAEYAEYVAWLWGASRRHARTDSAHWLDFVGLRELASQRCDQLSGGQQARLALAAALGSPAHRLLLDEPSAALDPVARRQLTQLYHGVVEQGRALVVSSHNSADFGPPFQRILVLDSGTICFDGTPQDFLAQRSTPGIVGELARSLNPRNEGGTHD
- the glf gene encoding UDP-galactopyranose mutase encodes the protein MENFDLFVVGSGLFGLTVAERAASQLGKRVLIVEKRAHLGGNAYSEAEPETGIEVHKYGAHLFHTSNKRVWDYVNQFTAFTGYQHRVFAMHDGTAYQFPMGLGLINQFFGRYYSPQEARELIAQQTDGLDPAEAKNLEEKAISLIGRPLYEAFIRDYTAKQWQTDPKELPAGNITRLPVRYTFDNRYFTDTYEGLPVDGYAAWLERMADHPNIEVRLDTDWFEVREQLRADNPDAPVVYTGPLDRYFDYAEGRLGWRTLDFDTSVEPVGDFQGTPVMNYNDADVPYTRIHEFRHFHPERDYPKDKTVIMKEYSRFAQEGDEPYYPINTPEDRATLDAYRRRAAAEAGDNKVLFGGRLGTYQYLDMHMAIAAALTMVDNTLTPYFVDGTPLAQPRGH
- a CDS encoding N-acetylmuramoyl-L-alanine amidase, with translation MHQRPRINPTRRTPVFALLAATALAAGGVAAVTHTITATDAPGPGPIPVAEATAALSDGATVVVPDPAVISQGIREEVEHGVAEATSRTVKEFHRDDPFSMIAVTWPAERDLSATFIRAQRADGSWGPWFDADKVDEPSATGRTGTDLIYVEPTSTVQVFVAGVDLVSPDPAAHAGTQGLDVVFIDGGTQATAQPGEQPGGIAPVAETAASDGMPPVVSRAGWGADESLRCMEPTIDDHVSAVAIHHTAGSNNYTREQAAGVVRGIYQYHARTLGWCDIGYNALVDKFGTIYEGRAGGLNKAVQGAHVGGFNQNTWGISMMGNYSTVTPSPETLESVGRLAGWRLALEGINPTDSSTHFSEGSTFTRFPLGTPVRLPRIFAHRDVGLTTCPGDAGYAQMGTIRQIAARAAQETPAPRRDADTASEAPTTTTSPAQPAAPEATLRPGIELSDVPVVAQSLIEFSSQPDAAAFWHDLLSALQAVLGAPRSGVQASGDTRYVLFDHGIILTNPRSGAHALWGEFATQWARQGYDQGPLGLPTSEPRDVDGRLQADFEHGTITVDPATGTAHVSPTTSQAPQAAQAPQAAKLSEAPAA